From a single Aquincola tertiaricarbonis genomic region:
- a CDS encoding RNA polymerase sigma factor yields MSDAASVAERVARESYGRLVARLAWQWRDLAAAEDALADAFAAALRHWPGQGVPDAPEAWLAAAAQRRLLHHARHTRVTLDPRVTALLDDKEPEAPAREAVPDARLQLMFVCAHPAIAANVHAPLMLQAVLGLDAKVIASAFLVSPTAMAQRLVRAKAKIREAGLRFETPEARELPERMAAVLEAVYAAYTLGRHAPDSPVGDLREEALFLARLTPQLLPDQAEAWGLLALLLHAEARRAAQFDADGRFVPLAAQDPATWSDELIREAEAALWTAAGLRQPGPFQIEAAIQSAHAQRRATGQTPWRAIAELYGVLVHHHASLGARVGQAVARAEAGEPAAAAALLDAVADEAASYAPYWVARAHVLRLAGAPGRQAALQRAIGLTEDPRLRDYLVAQWV; encoded by the coding sequence ATGAGCGACGCGGCGTCGGTGGCCGAGCGCGTTGCCCGCGAGAGCTACGGCCGCCTTGTGGCGCGCCTGGCCTGGCAATGGCGCGACCTTGCCGCCGCCGAGGACGCTCTGGCCGACGCCTTTGCCGCTGCGCTGCGGCACTGGCCCGGGCAGGGCGTGCCGGACGCGCCCGAGGCCTGGCTGGCTGCGGCGGCCCAGCGCCGCCTGCTGCACCACGCCCGCCACACCCGCGTGACACTGGACCCGCGCGTCACCGCCTTGCTCGATGACAAAGAGCCCGAGGCGCCCGCGCGCGAGGCCGTGCCCGACGCCCGGCTTCAGCTGATGTTCGTGTGCGCCCATCCGGCCATCGCGGCCAACGTGCACGCGCCGCTGATGCTGCAGGCTGTGCTGGGGCTGGACGCCAAGGTCATCGCCAGCGCGTTCCTGGTCTCGCCCACGGCGATGGCTCAACGCCTGGTGCGCGCCAAGGCCAAGATCCGCGAAGCCGGTCTGCGCTTCGAGACCCCGGAGGCCCGCGAGCTGCCCGAGCGCATGGCGGCCGTGCTGGAGGCGGTCTACGCCGCCTACACCCTGGGCCGCCATGCGCCGGACAGCCCAGTCGGGGACCTGCGCGAGGAAGCCCTCTTCCTGGCCCGCCTGACGCCGCAGCTTCTGCCCGATCAGGCAGAAGCCTGGGGACTGCTGGCCCTGCTGCTGCATGCCGAGGCGCGGCGCGCGGCACAGTTCGACGCTGACGGCCGCTTCGTGCCGCTGGCGGCGCAGGACCCGGCCACCTGGAGCGACGAGCTCATCCGCGAGGCCGAGGCAGCACTGTGGACTGCCGCCGGGCTTCGACAGCCCGGGCCTTTCCAGATCGAGGCGGCCATCCAGTCGGCCCATGCGCAGCGGCGAGCCACGGGGCAGACACCCTGGCGCGCCATCGCTGAGCTGTATGGCGTACTGGTGCATCACCACGCCAGCCTCGGTGCGCGCGTTGGCCAGGCCGTGGCACGGGCTGAGGCCGGTGAGCCGGCCGCCGCCGCTGCGCTGCTCGATGCAGTGGCGGATGAAGCCGCCAGCTATGCACCCTACTGGGTGGCGCGCGCCCATGTGCTCCGGCTGGCTGGCGCGCCCGGCCGGCAGGCGGCGCTGCAGCGCGCCATCGGCCTGACCGAGGACCCGCGCCTGCGCGACTACCTGGTCGCCCAGTGGGTCTGA
- a CDS encoding PEP-CTERM sorting domain-containing protein, which yields MLFTRLAAFPLLTLAASSAFAAYQVTDFKGVAADDVSLYGINDRGDMVGSAGDSSSRYAFVVLDGAVETIFDASLGSSFTAWAISNTGVVVVTAASESDPVGSSYLWEKGKLTFLGVGLYPRGISPDGRYVTGGRDGGGAFVYDTVTSAYLSFDGYSFLADINSSGVVVGNRRADVPGSGHTKVVGTTLNLHTGEARDYQLHVDDPGQTALRGINDQGDVVGRFTSGGQLVGFYMSAAGDVETFQAGPGVDTFLSGLNNAGVIVGSYLTADGNSQAFIAMPSAVPEPGVAGMLVAGLGFVGWWRRRQLTSTCAATRRQ from the coding sequence ATGTTGTTCACCCGCCTGGCCGCCTTTCCGCTTTTGACTCTGGCTGCGTCATCGGCCTTTGCCGCATACCAGGTCACCGACTTCAAGGGCGTCGCCGCCGACGACGTTTCGCTCTACGGCATCAACGACCGCGGCGATATGGTGGGGAGTGCTGGAGACTCCAGCAGTAGATACGCATTCGTGGTCCTGGATGGTGCCGTTGAGACCATCTTCGATGCTTCTCTGGGCTCGTCCTTCACCGCGTGGGCCATCAGCAATACCGGCGTGGTGGTGGTCACGGCGGCGTCGGAATCGGATCCCGTAGGGTCCTCCTACCTTTGGGAAAAAGGCAAGCTGACGTTTCTCGGGGTCGGGCTGTATCCGCGCGGCATCTCGCCCGATGGCCGGTACGTCACCGGCGGGCGAGACGGAGGGGGGGCTTTCGTCTATGACACGGTGACCAGCGCTTACCTGTCCTTCGATGGCTACTCCTTTTTGGCCGACATCAACAGCAGCGGGGTCGTCGTCGGCAACCGGCGCGCTGATGTGCCAGGCAGCGGACACACCAAAGTAGTCGGCACCACGCTCAATCTGCACACGGGCGAAGCTCGGGACTACCAGCTGCATGTTGATGACCCGGGACAGACGGCGCTGCGCGGCATCAACGACCAAGGCGATGTGGTGGGTCGGTTCACCTCCGGCGGGCAGCTCGTTGGCTTTTACATGAGCGCGGCTGGTGACGTCGAGACCTTCCAAGCCGGCCCTGGCGTGGACACCTTCTTGTCCGGACTCAACAACGCCGGTGTGATCGTGGGCTCGTACCTCACGGCCGACGGGAACTCCCAGGCCTTCATCGCCATGCCATCGGCCGTTCCTGAGCCGGGTGTCGCCGGCATGTTGGTCGCGGGCCTTGGCTTCGTCGGTTGGTGGCGGCGCCGTCAACTGACGTCGACCTGCGCAGCGACCCGTCGACAGTGA
- a CDS encoding ornithine cyclodeaminase: MNGSQRQATAGQADTRTTYLSVQDMVQLVHRLGLPAFIAGVAERIEADFLRWPSFDKTARVAAHSRDGVIELMPIADAVNFAFKYVNGHPLNTRHGLPTVMAFGLLADVATGVPRLLSELTLTTAVRTAAMSAVAARELARPGSRVMALIGNGAQSEFQALAFRDLLGITTLRLFDTDPQATAKLVANLAGQGLTLQVCASTAEAVRGADIVTTVTADKTNATILTPEMIEPGMHLNAVGGDCPGKTELHPGVLQQAAVFVEFEPQSRIEGEIQQMPADFAVTELWQVLAGQQPGRRDAAQVTLFDSVGFALEDYSALCFVRDAAARLGLGSVLQLVPQQDDPKDLFGLLAGGADVAADSAADGLQRQHGGGQVFQRGAHRLEDAALAGIALHH; the protein is encoded by the coding sequence ATGAACGGCTCTCAGAGACAAGCCACCGCCGGCCAGGCGGACACCCGTACCACCTACCTGTCAGTGCAAGACATGGTGCAACTCGTGCACCGGCTGGGCCTGCCCGCCTTCATCGCCGGCGTGGCCGAGCGCATCGAGGCCGACTTCCTGCGCTGGCCCAGCTTCGACAAGACCGCCCGCGTCGCCGCCCACTCGCGCGACGGCGTGATCGAGCTGATGCCCATTGCCGACGCCGTGAACTTCGCGTTCAAGTACGTCAATGGCCATCCGCTCAACACCCGCCACGGCCTGCCCACGGTGATGGCCTTCGGCCTGCTGGCCGACGTGGCCACCGGCGTGCCCCGGCTGCTGTCGGAGCTGACCCTCACCACCGCCGTGCGCACCGCCGCCATGTCGGCCGTGGCCGCCCGCGAGCTGGCCCGGCCGGGCAGCCGCGTGATGGCGCTGATCGGCAACGGCGCGCAAAGCGAGTTCCAGGCGCTGGCCTTCCGCGACCTGCTGGGCATCACCACGTTGCGCCTGTTTGACACCGACCCGCAGGCCACCGCCAAGCTGGTGGCCAACCTGGCCGGCCAGGGCCTGACGCTGCAGGTGTGTGCCAGCACCGCCGAGGCCGTGCGCGGCGCCGACATCGTGACCACGGTGACGGCGGACAAGACCAACGCCACCATCCTGACGCCCGAGATGATCGAGCCCGGCATGCACCTCAATGCCGTGGGCGGCGACTGCCCGGGCAAGACCGAGCTGCACCCCGGCGTGCTGCAGCAGGCGGCGGTGTTCGTCGAGTTCGAGCCGCAAAGCCGCATCGAAGGCGAGATCCAGCAGATGCCGGCCGACTTTGCCGTGACCGAGCTGTGGCAGGTGCTGGCCGGCCAACAGCCCGGCCGGCGCGATGCCGCGCAGGTGACGCTGTTCGACTCGGTCGGCTTTGCGCTGGAGGACTATTCGGCGCTGTGCTTCGTGCGGGATGCGGCGGCCCGGCTGGGCCTGGGCAGCGTGCTGCAGCTGGTGCCGCAGCAGGACGATCCCAAGGACTTGTTCGGCCTGCTGGCCGGCGGGGCCGACGTGGCGGCCGACTCAGCCGCTGACGGTTTGCAGCGCCAGCACGGCGGCGGCCAGGTCTTCCAGCGCGGTGCCCACCGACTTGAAGACGCTGCGCTGGCCGGCATCGCGCTGCACCACTGA
- a CDS encoding ornithine cyclodeaminase family protein, producing MKILDADATRQALPFERLIPALRTMFAAGCEVPRRHVHAVGGGPEAGGFTSLLMPAWNAQHYGIKTINIAPGNAARGLPGLHAVYQLFDAVTGVPLALLDGDEITARRTAAASALAASFIAPPEAGRLLVVGAGRVARLLPAAYAAVRPLRQVRVWARSAAAAQALAADWRAQGVPAEPVDDLAAAVQQSDLVSCATLATAPVVQGAWLQPGSHLDLIGSFTPAMREADDACFAGAALYVDTEEAMEKSGDLLGPMSRGVFSAADVRGTLATLCRGAAGEPGSVVQRDAGQRSVFKSVGTALEDLAAAVLALQTVSG from the coding sequence ATGAAGATCCTGGACGCCGACGCCACCCGCCAGGCCCTGCCGTTCGAGCGGCTGATTCCGGCGCTGCGCACGATGTTCGCGGCTGGCTGCGAAGTGCCGCGCCGCCACGTGCATGCGGTGGGCGGTGGGCCCGAGGCGGGCGGTTTCACCTCGCTGTTGATGCCGGCCTGGAATGCGCAGCACTACGGCATCAAGACCATCAACATCGCGCCCGGCAACGCCGCCCGCGGTCTGCCGGGGTTGCATGCGGTGTACCAGTTGTTCGATGCCGTCACCGGCGTGCCGCTGGCGCTGCTGGATGGCGACGAGATCACCGCGCGCCGCACGGCCGCGGCTTCGGCGCTGGCGGCTTCCTTCATCGCACCGCCTGAGGCCGGCCGCCTGCTGGTGGTGGGTGCGGGCCGCGTGGCTCGCCTGCTGCCGGCGGCCTATGCCGCGGTGCGGCCTTTGCGCCAGGTGCGGGTGTGGGCACGCAGCGCGGCGGCGGCGCAGGCGCTGGCCGCCGACTGGCGTGCGCAAGGCGTGCCGGCCGAGCCGGTGGACGACCTGGCCGCCGCCGTGCAGCAGTCCGACCTGGTGAGTTGCGCCACGCTGGCGACGGCGCCGGTGGTGCAGGGCGCCTGGCTGCAGCCCGGCAGCCACCTCGACCTGATCGGCAGCTTCACGCCCGCGATGCGCGAGGCCGACGACGCCTGCTTCGCCGGTGCCGCGCTGTACGTGGACACCGAAGAGGCGATGGAGAAAAGCGGCGACCTGCTGGGCCCGATGTCGCGCGGCGTGTTCAGCGCCGCCGACGTGCGCGGCACGCTGGCCACGCTGTGCCGCGGCGCGGCCGGTGAGCCCGGTTCAGTGGTGCAGCGCGATGCCGGCCAGCGCAGCGTCTTCAAGTCGGTGGGCACCGCGCTGGAAGACCTGGCCGCCGCCGTGCTGGCGCTGCAAACCGTCAGCGGCTGA
- a CDS encoding YciI family protein: MQFMLIFNESTAEAGRRDDAADAAYWGAWNSYVMAMFASGCARSGHGLLHPRTGTRVRVVSGKRQVQDGPIADAHEHLGGYFVVDVPTLDVALEWAARAPCASAGSVEVRPVLPPPLTEAAA; encoded by the coding sequence ATGCAATTCATGCTGATCTTCAACGAGTCCACCGCCGAAGCCGGCCGCCGAGATGACGCCGCCGACGCCGCTTACTGGGGTGCCTGGAACAGCTACGTCATGGCCATGTTTGCCAGCGGCTGCGCCAGGAGCGGCCATGGCCTGTTGCACCCGCGCACCGGAACGCGGGTTCGGGTGGTGAGCGGCAAGCGCCAGGTGCAGGACGGCCCCATCGCCGACGCTCACGAGCACCTGGGCGGCTACTTCGTTGTCGACGTGCCCACGCTGGACGTGGCGCTGGAGTGGGCAGCCCGGGCGCCGTGTGCGTCGGCCGGCAGCGTGGAAGTGCGGCCGGTGCTACCACCGCCGCTGACAGAAGCAGCCGCGTGA
- a CDS encoding Lrp/AsnC family transcriptional regulator — MDDTDRQLIALLRQDARMTVATLAAKLRVSRGTVTNRLRKLEDAQVIVGYTVQLRPDVEPNLIRAWTSVLVEGNQSRAVIASLLGEPGVQALHDTNGRWDLLVELRAETMADLSKVLERVRLIKGIANTETSILLASYR; from the coding sequence ATGGACGACACCGACCGGCAGCTGATCGCCTTGCTGCGGCAGGACGCACGCATGACGGTGGCCACGCTGGCCGCCAAGCTGCGGGTGTCGCGCGGCACGGTGACCAACCGGCTGCGCAAGCTGGAAGATGCGCAGGTGATCGTCGGCTACACCGTGCAGCTGCGGCCGGATGTGGAGCCCAACCTGATCCGCGCCTGGACCAGCGTGCTGGTGGAGGGCAACCAGTCGCGTGCCGTGATCGCCAGCCTGCTGGGTGAGCCGGGCGTGCAGGCGCTGCACGACACCAACGGCCGCTGGGACCTGCTGGTGGAGCTGCGGGCCGAGACCATGGCTGACCTGTCGAAGGTGCTGGAACGGGTGCGGCTGATCAAGGGCATCGCCAATACCGAAACCAGCATCCTGCTGGCCAGCTACCGCTGA
- a CDS encoding BLUF domain-containing protein, giving the protein MDPHAEGAPLNPAPPPPGAAPALHRVFYVSRCRASTTELDVRRLFDSSLRNNRERAITGVLVHTGGHFAQVIEGPAPAVLSTMAVIEADTRHEAVARLLQGRLHRRQFNRWSVRWQAAPGADDLLAAVLQEPVVPPARAHRLLRTLFVEPPGAGAPDQASFNGARNS; this is encoded by the coding sequence ATGGATCCGCACGCCGAAGGTGCGCCGCTGAACCCGGCACCACCGCCGCCTGGCGCGGCACCCGCCCTGCACCGTGTCTTCTACGTGAGCCGGTGCAGGGCTTCCACCACAGAACTGGACGTGCGCCGGCTGTTCGACAGCTCGCTGCGCAACAACCGTGAACGTGCCATCACCGGCGTGCTCGTGCACACGGGTGGCCATTTCGCCCAGGTGATCGAAGGGCCGGCGCCCGCGGTGCTGAGCACCATGGCCGTGATCGAGGCCGATACCCGGCACGAGGCGGTGGCGCGGCTGCTGCAGGGCAGGCTGCACCGCCGGCAGTTCAATCGGTGGTCGGTGCGTTGGCAGGCTGCGCCCGGTGCCGATGACCTGCTGGCGGCCGTGCTGCAGGAACCGGTGGTGCCGCCCGCACGCGCCCACCGGCTGCTGCGCACCCTGTTCGTCGAGCCGCCAGGCGCGGGCGCGCCAGATCAGGCCAGCTTCAACGGCGCCCGGAACTCATAG
- a CDS encoding class I SAM-dependent methyltransferase, whose product MTVCASPASPTVVAMNPQNASRTAVVACLSRAIHTRTDPLVIHADPWGDRLFSAATWHKVYQFARMGNPQLPEVADEAVVRSAVSMGLRRGPAYPNMIVRSRYAEDALHVAAALGIRQYVLLGAGFDSYALRMPSPEVASVTEIDHPATQSVKQHCIAQAGVTLPGAVRFVAADLSTQDLAAVLAPSLPDPRAPAFFSWLGVTMYLSEEANLKTLRAVAATAAPGSELVFEYVDQRFFDAHRALTEAESALKQTLLALGEPWICGFDPAQLPDVLASAGWSLLEDVADTALVERYDPQGLNGMKPWGLGRLARVRVRVHVGVSGPGAA is encoded by the coding sequence GTGACCGTGTGTGCGTCCCCAGCGTCGCCAACTGTTGTGGCCATGAACCCCCAAAACGCCAGTCGAACTGCCGTGGTGGCTTGCCTCAGCCGAGCGATCCACACACGCACCGACCCGCTGGTGATCCACGCAGATCCCTGGGGCGACCGGCTCTTTTCCGCGGCCACGTGGCACAAGGTCTACCAGTTCGCGCGCATGGGAAATCCGCAGCTGCCCGAGGTGGCAGACGAGGCCGTGGTTCGATCGGCGGTCAGCATGGGCCTGCGGCGCGGCCCGGCGTACCCGAACATGATCGTCCGTTCCCGCTATGCCGAAGACGCGCTGCATGTGGCCGCAGCGCTTGGCATCCGCCAGTACGTCCTGCTCGGGGCCGGGTTCGACAGCTATGCCTTGCGGATGCCGTCGCCCGAGGTCGCATCCGTCACTGAAATCGACCATCCGGCCACGCAGTCGGTCAAGCAGCACTGCATCGCCCAGGCGGGCGTCACCTTGCCCGGTGCGGTCCGCTTCGTCGCCGCCGATCTGTCCACACAGGATTTGGCGGCGGTGCTGGCGCCCTCGCTGCCAGATCCGCGGGCGCCAGCGTTCTTCTCCTGGCTGGGGGTCACCATGTACCTGTCCGAGGAGGCCAACCTGAAGACGCTTCGCGCCGTGGCTGCCACGGCGGCCCCTGGCAGCGAGCTGGTCTTCGAGTACGTGGACCAGCGCTTCTTCGACGCCCACCGCGCATTGACCGAGGCGGAAAGCGCCTTGAAGCAGACCTTGCTGGCGCTGGGCGAGCCCTGGATCTGCGGCTTCGATCCCGCGCAGCTGCCAGACGTGCTGGCCTCGGCCGGCTGGTCGCTGCTGGAAGACGTGGCCGATACCGCGCTGGTCGAACGGTACGACCCCCAAGGCCTGAACGGCATGAAGCCCTGGGGCCTGGGCCGGCTGGCGCGGGTGCGGGTGCGGGTGCATGTGGGGGTGAGTGGGCCCGGCGCTGCGTGA
- a CDS encoding PEP-CTERM sorting domain-containing protein — protein MYRVHQTAIGSTYLRGINDQGDLAGRVWDEGGPVLGFHLSASGVVERFQAGGSEETFVEGLNNAGVIVGHYATADGGYRAFVATPVPEPSTLCMSAAGLLFLGCLVRRRTGQRFVKLEKTP, from the coding sequence GTGTACCGCGTTCACCAGACTGCGATCGGGTCCACCTACCTTCGCGGTATCAACGATCAGGGTGATCTGGCTGGCCGGGTGTGGGACGAGGGCGGCCCCGTGCTGGGCTTTCATCTCTCGGCCTCGGGCGTGGTCGAGCGTTTCCAGGCGGGCGGCAGCGAAGAGACCTTCGTCGAAGGCCTGAACAACGCCGGCGTGATCGTCGGCCACTACGCGACGGCGGACGGCGGCTACCGCGCCTTCGTCGCCACCCCGGTACCGGAGCCCAGCACCCTCTGCATGTCGGCCGCTGGGCTGCTGTTCTTGGGATGCCTCGTGCGCCGACGGACTGGACAACGGTTCGTGAAGCTGGAGAAGACTCCATGA
- a CDS encoding YciI family protein — protein MQFMLVFKETTAEVARRDDPAAAPAYWGAWQAYMGAMYGSGSVVSGNALQAPRTATQVRMAGDKRHVQDGPFADTHEHLGGYVILETASLEDALKWAARAPCASAGSVEVRPVLPPPATA, from the coding sequence ATGCAATTCATGCTCGTCTTCAAAGAGACCACCGCCGAAGTCGCCCGTCGCGACGACCCAGCCGCCGCGCCCGCCTACTGGGGAGCCTGGCAGGCCTACATGGGCGCCATGTATGGCAGTGGCAGCGTCGTCAGCGGCAACGCGCTGCAAGCGCCGCGCACCGCCACGCAGGTGCGAATGGCAGGCGACAAACGCCATGTGCAGGACGGCCCCTTCGCTGACACCCACGAGCACCTGGGCGGCTACGTCATCCTCGAGACGGCCAGCCTGGAAGACGCGCTGAAGTGGGCGGCGCGTGCGCCCTGCGCGTCAGCCGGCAGCGTCGAGGTGCGGCCGGTGCTGCCGCCGCCCGCGACGGCATGA
- a CDS encoding pyridoxamine 5'-phosphate oxidase family protein → MATLHHPFHEGEQAVQRLMGMQERMAEIGPRVIRDHLPEQHQRFFAQLPMLLAGMADAQGRPWASVLVGAPGFVQAPDAQQLRIGALPLPGDPMAGSLQAGAEIGLLGIEPATRRRNRANGVVGAVQPDGFTVDITQSVGNCPQYIQRRVPVAPAEGAVPAGQPPQALDALDAAAQALVAQADTLFIATRAPATAERSAGGADVSHRGGPAGFVKVEDERTLLLPDYSGNQMFMTLGNLLVDDRAGLLFIDFDSGDLLTLTGRAELLWDGPDVAALDRAQRALRFRLQAGWRLPGALPMRWRRVDGA, encoded by the coding sequence ATGGCCACCCTTCACCACCCCTTTCATGAAGGCGAGCAGGCCGTGCAGCGCTTGATGGGCATGCAGGAGCGCATGGCCGAGATCGGCCCACGCGTGATCCGCGACCACCTGCCCGAGCAGCACCAGCGCTTCTTCGCGCAGTTGCCGATGCTGCTGGCCGGCATGGCCGATGCGCAGGGCCGGCCCTGGGCGTCGGTGCTGGTGGGTGCACCCGGCTTCGTGCAGGCGCCGGATGCGCAGCAGCTGCGCATCGGCGCGCTGCCGCTGCCCGGCGACCCCATGGCCGGCAGCCTGCAGGCGGGCGCCGAGATCGGCCTGCTGGGCATCGAGCCGGCCACGCGCCGGCGCAACCGCGCCAACGGCGTGGTGGGCGCGGTGCAGCCGGATGGCTTCACCGTGGACATCACCCAATCGGTGGGCAACTGCCCGCAGTACATCCAGCGGCGTGTGCCGGTGGCGCCGGCCGAGGGTGCCGTGCCCGCCGGCCAGCCGCCCCAGGCGCTGGATGCGTTGGATGCCGCGGCCCAGGCGCTGGTGGCGCAGGCCGACACCTTGTTCATCGCCACCCGCGCACCCGCCACTGCCGAGCGGTCCGCCGGCGGCGCGGACGTGTCGCACCGCGGCGGACCGGCGGGCTTCGTGAAGGTGGAGGACGAGCGCACGCTGCTGCTGCCCGACTACTCGGGCAACCAGATGTTCATGACCCTGGGCAACCTGCTGGTGGACGATCGGGCCGGCCTGCTGTTCATCGACTTCGACAGCGGCGACCTGCTGACCCTGACCGGCCGCGCCGAGCTGCTGTGGGACGGCCCCGACGTGGCCGCGCTGGACCGTGCCCAGCGTGCGCTGCGCTTCCGGCTGCAGGCCGGCTGGCGCCTGCCGGGGGCGCTGCCGATGCGCTGGCGAAGGGTGGACGGTGCCTGA
- a CDS encoding alpha/beta hydrolase produces MRPRTTFLRLLWLTCVAATSVPANTLAQNEVPSTAGDYAVPHTRVDVGQGRRLNLYCRGTGSPTVVFESGMGDEAWTWFRVHAEVAKVARACVYDRAGYGFSDPASRPGTARNAVADLHALLRAAHIAAPIVLVGHSYGGRIAQLYAYTYPKGIGGLVLVDADHEDAAVRGNRVTQGKLKLLRTQMDAAFEQCRSAARAGLHEGTEAWARCIDDESATYGPALWPAVKAARQGLRRWDAMASERKNYDTRTASELRAARRSFGNLPLIYLTRGVSPFAQPGQPQSATNKAFEDDVLQSHEEIAALSSRGQNRIVAGAGHDIHLDQPHAVTDAVLTVIGMQSR; encoded by the coding sequence ATGAGACCTCGCACCACATTCCTCAGGCTGCTGTGGCTCACCTGCGTCGCAGCCACCAGCGTCCCTGCGAACACGCTCGCGCAGAACGAGGTGCCGTCGACGGCGGGTGACTACGCGGTGCCTCACACCAGAGTCGATGTGGGCCAGGGCCGGAGACTCAACCTCTACTGCCGTGGCACCGGCAGTCCCACTGTGGTCTTCGAGTCGGGCATGGGTGACGAGGCCTGGACATGGTTTCGCGTGCATGCCGAGGTCGCCAAGGTGGCGCGAGCCTGTGTCTACGACCGCGCCGGATACGGGTTCAGCGATCCGGCAAGCCGGCCGGGCACGGCGCGCAATGCCGTTGCAGACCTGCATGCCCTTCTCCGTGCTGCGCACATCGCAGCGCCCATCGTCCTGGTCGGTCATTCGTACGGTGGACGGATAGCCCAGCTGTATGCCTATACCTATCCAAAGGGCATTGGCGGCCTGGTGCTGGTGGACGCCGATCATGAGGACGCGGCGGTCCGAGGCAACAGGGTGACGCAGGGCAAGCTGAAGCTGCTGCGCACGCAGATGGATGCGGCCTTCGAGCAATGTCGGTCGGCAGCCCGGGCCGGCCTGCATGAAGGCACCGAGGCTTGGGCTCGCTGCATCGACGACGAATCAGCGACTTACGGACCCGCGCTCTGGCCTGCCGTGAAGGCGGCCCGTCAGGGTCTGCGTCGTTGGGATGCCATGGCCTCTGAGCGCAAGAACTACGACACCCGAACCGCGAGCGAGCTTCGTGCGGCGCGAAGGTCCTTCGGCAATCTTCCGCTGATCTACCTGACCCGCGGAGTGAGTCCGTTCGCGCAGCCAGGCCAGCCGCAAAGCGCCACCAACAAGGCCTTCGAGGACGACGTGCTCCAATCTCACGAGGAAATCGCCGCCTTGTCGTCGCGTGGCCAGAACCGCATCGTGGCCGGGGCCGGGCACGACATCCACTTGGACCAGCCGCACGCCGTCACCGATGCCGTCTTGACCGTGATCGGCATGCAGTCTCGCTGA
- a CDS encoding LysR substrate-binding domain-containing protein, with protein sequence MDRLQAMTVFVAVVDSGGFAAAARKLELSPPVVTRAVAELEDRLGLRLLTRTTRVVRVTDAGARYAADCRRILADIDEAEVAATGTHAAPRGTLTITAPVLFGQLYVTPLLVRYLQAHPQVDAQCLFLDRVVNIVEEGIDVAVRIGELPDSSLQAVRVGRVRRMLVASPEYLAEAGTPQHPRELATGHRLVSAGINSPVADWRFVEGGRPLVLPLPVRMRTTTNDAAIAAARAHFGIARLLSYQAAPWLREGTLVPVLEAFETPPLPIHVVHLEGRRATQKVRGFIDLAVEGLRANPFLN encoded by the coding sequence ATGGACCGCCTCCAAGCCATGACCGTCTTCGTCGCCGTCGTCGACAGCGGCGGCTTTGCCGCGGCGGCGCGCAAGCTGGAGCTGTCTCCGCCCGTGGTCACGCGGGCGGTGGCGGAACTGGAGGATCGGCTGGGCCTGCGGCTGCTGACGCGCACCACGCGGGTGGTGCGGGTCACCGATGCCGGCGCGCGCTATGCGGCCGACTGCCGGCGCATCCTGGCCGACATCGACGAGGCCGAGGTGGCCGCCACCGGCACCCATGCGGCGCCGCGCGGCACGCTCACGATCACCGCGCCGGTGCTGTTCGGCCAGCTGTACGTCACGCCGCTGCTGGTGCGCTACCTGCAGGCGCATCCGCAGGTGGATGCGCAGTGCCTGTTCCTCGACCGCGTGGTCAACATCGTGGAAGAAGGCATCGACGTGGCGGTGCGCATCGGTGAGCTGCCCGACTCTTCGCTGCAGGCGGTGCGCGTGGGCCGCGTGCGCCGCATGCTGGTGGCCTCGCCCGAGTACCTGGCCGAAGCCGGCACGCCGCAGCACCCGCGTGAGCTGGCCACCGGCCACCGCCTGGTGTCGGCCGGCATCAACAGCCCGGTGGCCGACTGGCGCTTTGTCGAAGGCGGCCGGCCGTTGGTGCTGCCGCTGCCGGTGCGCATGCGCACCACCACCAACGACGCGGCCATCGCCGCCGCACGCGCGCATTTCGGCATCGCGCGGCTGTTGAGCTACCAGGCCGCCCCATGGCTGCGCGAAGGCACGCTGGTGCCGGTGCTGGAAGCCTTCGAGACACCGCCGCTGCCCATCCACGTCGTGCACCTGGAAGGCCGGCGGGCAACCCAGAAGGTGCGCGGTTTCATCGACCTGGCGGTGGAGGGCCTGCGGGCCAATCCGTTCCTGAACTGA
- a CDS encoding DMT family transporter, whose amino-acid sequence MDSQKFSWLVLAASVLAEVLGTLALRYAASFTKFWPSAAVVACYSCAIWLMSVAVKQLEMGLAYAVWAGVGTALTALLGMVWFGEASSALRIAGLGCIVFGVVALNLSTR is encoded by the coding sequence ATGGACTCCCAGAAGTTCTCGTGGCTGGTTCTGGCTGCCAGTGTCCTGGCTGAGGTTCTCGGCACCCTCGCGCTGCGATACGCAGCCAGCTTCACGAAGTTCTGGCCATCCGCAGCCGTAGTGGCCTGTTATTCCTGCGCCATCTGGCTCATGTCCGTCGCTGTCAAACAGCTTGAGATGGGTCTTGCCTATGCGGTGTGGGCTGGCGTCGGAACTGCACTCACGGCGCTGCTGGGCATGGTCTGGTTCGGGGAAGCGAGCTCGGCATTGCGCATTGCTGGGCTAGGGTGCATCGTGTTCGGAGTGGTCGCACTCAATCTCAGCACCAGGTAG